The region CATATAAATTAGGAAAATTAGTCACCAATGGGGTGGACATTGCCTATAATATAGTGACTAATTGTAGCGAGGTGAGAGAAAGTGGACAGTCAATTAGATGAATTTAAAAGCTTCGTACGTAAATATCCTGGATTAAAAAATGATGTTCGAAGTGGAAAAGCAACATGGCAGTCAATCTATGAGGAATGGTACTTGTATGGAGAAGATGATAGCCAATGGGAAAAATACAAAGAAGTTACACAAGAAAGTAATCAAAGCGCGCCAGCTACGGATAAGACAAAAAGTGAAACGAAATCAACAACTACATCTAATAGTAGCTCTGCAACACTATCGGGGACAGAAATGATGGCTCAAGCATTTCAGTATCTTCAAAAAATGGATATGAATAAAGTTCAACAAACCATGACGACCGTACAGAAATTTATTCAACTTTTCCAAACGATGCAAGGTGGTAAGGGAGCCGGTACGGCTGCAGGATTAGGAGCAGCAGCTAGTCAAAAACAATCATTCCCTGGTTTATTCTCAAAATTTGATGATTAGGTGATGGAATATGGACGTAATGTATCAAATTGTTAATAATATTGAACAAAGAGACTATATTAGAATGTATCCATTCTGGTATAAAGAATTAAACAGAAATCCTGAA is a window of Turicibacter sanguinis DNA encoding:
- the ylbD gene encoding spore coat protein YlbD, with the translated sequence MDSQLDEFKSFVRKYPGLKNDVRSGKATWQSIYEEWYLYGEDDSQWEKYKEVTQESNQSAPATDKTKSETKSTTTSNSSSATLSGTEMMAQAFQYLQKMDMNKVQQTMTTVQKFIQLFQTMQGGKGAGTAAGLGAAASQKQSFPGLFSKFDD